In a genomic window of Virgibacillus sp. SK37:
- a CDS encoding PDZ domain-containing protein: protein MNMWAIELGKGLAKLFLQPLLYWSLFLVLLAGYRRIKQERKNFGIKIYDAFSEWKNTLFFSLLFGVIFSLIFLGTGMVLSYEVMLFISIVIILLSITGKFSLLSPSYTIGLTYVILLFFPFLKEKTQLISDISFSVIVILLGIGLIAEGVLIWKTRKQESYPELIKGNRGGWIGLHRLKKLSIIPFFTLVPAGLITPFAPYWPYFSIGETTYSLVLFPLLIGFEQVVLGNAPANAARRLAKQVILLGVLVLALAIGSIFQAWFSLGAVVLSILGRELINYRFRAADRLAQPFFQRTKAGLKVLAIIPETPAERLEILPGEIITKVNGFRVSGFEEFYYSLQQSGAFFKLEVIDFNGENRFVQGALYEGDHHELGVVFAADPYRKKKLLSN from the coding sequence ATGAACATGTGGGCAATTGAACTAGGGAAGGGTTTAGCTAAACTTTTTCTCCAACCGTTGCTGTATTGGAGTCTGTTCCTTGTGTTATTAGCAGGTTACAGGCGAATTAAACAAGAAAGAAAAAATTTCGGTATTAAAATCTATGATGCTTTTTCTGAGTGGAAGAATACATTGTTTTTCTCTTTATTATTTGGTGTGATTTTTTCTTTGATCTTTTTAGGAACAGGAATGGTATTGTCTTACGAGGTAATGCTTTTTATTAGTATTGTAATTATACTTTTAAGTATTACTGGCAAATTTTCGTTACTATCACCAAGCTACACCATTGGCTTAACCTATGTAATTTTATTGTTTTTCCCATTTCTAAAGGAGAAAACTCAACTAATTTCCGACATTAGTTTTAGTGTAATCGTTATTCTATTGGGTATAGGATTAATTGCAGAAGGGGTCTTGATATGGAAAACGAGGAAGCAGGAATCCTACCCTGAGCTTATAAAAGGTAATAGGGGTGGTTGGATTGGTCTGCACCGTTTAAAAAAATTAAGTATAATTCCTTTTTTTACACTTGTTCCAGCGGGATTAATTACACCTTTTGCACCATATTGGCCATATTTTTCTATTGGTGAAACAACCTATAGCCTTGTGCTTTTTCCTTTATTAATCGGATTTGAACAAGTTGTATTAGGTAATGCTCCTGCAAATGCGGCACGCCGTTTGGCTAAACAAGTGATCCTCTTAGGAGTTTTGGTCCTGGCCTTGGCTATTGGGAGTATATTCCAGGCTTGGTTCTCTCTGGGAGCAGTAGTTTTATCAATTCTTGGAAGAGAATTAATCAACTACAGATTCAGAGCTGCTGATCGATTAGCTCAACCTTTCTTCCAACGTACAAAGGCAGGGCTTAAAGTATTAGCAATTATCCCTGAAACTCCTGCTGAACGTCTTGAAATTCTACCTGGTGAAATTATTACCAAAGTGAATGGATTCAGAGTCAGTGGCTTTGAAGAGTTTTACTATTCACTCCAGCAGAGTGGAGCCTTTTTCAAATTGGAAGTAATAGATTTCAATGGAGAAAACCGTTTTGTACAAGGTGCTTTATATGAAGGGGACCATCATGAATTAGGGGTAGTATTTGCCGCAGATCCCTACAGGAAGAAAAAGCTATTAAGTAACTAA
- a CDS encoding S41 family peptidase: protein MKLGKMKIVLLLLAALFLGFAGAYTGVKLANQGESTIEQSVNNQTTEKSDEEAASAPQDMQKVVQAYTLIKQNYLKDVDDKQLIEGAIQGMLTTLEDPFSSYMDAESMKDFNEQIEAEFEGIGAEVSMVEGKVTIVAPIKDSPAEKAGLRPNDQVLSVDGKSLEGLDLNEAVAKIRGEKGSEVVLEVKRAAASEPFDVTIVRDTIPVETVYNDVQTVNGKKTGILEVTNFSEHTAEEFTEQLDSLEKKGIEGLVIDVRGNPGGLLNVVEDMLKLFIPEDMPYLQIEDQNGDKTPYYSQLKEKKEYPITVLVDEGSASASEILAVAMKEAGYDVVGQTSFGKGTVQQAVPLGDGSTIKLTFYKWLSPKGNWINEKGVVPTIEKKQPDYYYSNPIQIDDPFGFDQSDEKIGNIQKMLSGLGYDPGREDGYYSKETAKAVKTFQQENDINVTGEVDDKTAGLLETKVVEKIRNGEDDIQLETALKALYK, encoded by the coding sequence ATGAAATTAGGAAAAATGAAAATAGTTCTTTTGCTGCTGGCAGCATTGTTTCTAGGATTTGCTGGAGCCTATACGGGTGTAAAGCTTGCAAATCAAGGAGAGTCAACCATTGAACAAAGTGTGAATAATCAAACCACAGAAAAATCTGATGAAGAAGCAGCATCAGCTCCGCAAGATATGCAGAAAGTTGTACAAGCATATACCTTAATCAAACAGAATTATTTAAAAGATGTTGATGACAAACAGTTGATTGAAGGGGCCATTCAAGGTATGTTAACAACCCTTGAGGATCCTTTTAGTTCTTATATGGATGCAGAATCCATGAAGGATTTCAATGAACAAATAGAAGCAGAGTTTGAAGGAATTGGAGCGGAGGTCAGCATGGTTGAAGGGAAAGTGACCATCGTGGCCCCAATTAAAGATTCGCCTGCTGAAAAGGCGGGACTCCGGCCAAATGACCAAGTTTTATCTGTAGATGGGAAAAGCTTGGAAGGCTTGGATTTAAACGAGGCTGTTGCAAAGATACGAGGGGAAAAAGGTTCAGAGGTTGTCTTAGAGGTTAAACGAGCTGCAGCTTCAGAACCTTTTGATGTAACTATTGTACGTGATACTATTCCGGTTGAAACAGTATATAATGACGTGCAAACAGTCAATGGTAAAAAAACTGGAATTCTGGAAGTGACTAACTTCTCTGAGCACACTGCTGAGGAGTTTACAGAACAACTGGATAGTCTTGAGAAAAAGGGAATTGAAGGCTTAGTTATCGACGTGAGAGGGAATCCAGGTGGCTTACTTAATGTTGTCGAAGACATGCTAAAACTATTTATACCTGAAGATATGCCATACTTGCAGATTGAAGATCAAAATGGTGATAAAACACCTTATTATTCTCAGTTAAAAGAAAAGAAAGAGTATCCAATAACCGTACTAGTAGATGAAGGTAGTGCATCTGCCTCGGAAATTTTGGCTGTGGCAATGAAGGAAGCAGGCTATGACGTAGTAGGCCAAACAAGTTTTGGTAAAGGAACAGTACAACAAGCAGTCCCATTAGGAGATGGAAGTACCATTAAGCTTACTTTCTATAAATGGCTTTCTCCAAAAGGAAATTGGATCAATGAAAAGGGAGTAGTACCAACAATCGAAAAGAAACAACCTGATTACTATTATTCTAATCCTATTCAGATTGACGACCCATTTGGATTTGATCAATCAGATGAGAAAATTGGGAATATCCAAAAAATGCTTTCTGGTTTAGGTTACGATCCAGGAAGAGAAGATGGCTACTATAGTAAAGAAACAGCAAAAGCTGTGAAAACATTTCAACAGGAAAACGATATAAATGTAACTGGAGAAGTTGATGATAAGACAGCTGGCTTGCTGGAGACAAAGGTTGTAGAAAAAATACGTAATGGAGAAGATGACATCCAGTTGGAAACAGCACTGAAAGCTTTATATAAATAA
- the ftsX gene encoding permease-like cell division protein FtsX has translation MKFRTVRRHLREGFKNIARNGWMTVASVGAVTTTLILVGAFLALMLNLNQMADNIEEDVEINALLELTLEENQITTIGDKIKQMNGVDSVVFSSKDEQLSELVDSMGEEGKSWQLFEQDNPLNHVYIIKTKEPQDTIKVADKISDLQGVQEVNYGQGVVERLFEFNKYARTIGLVLIVGLVFTAIFLISNTIKITIMARSREIGIMKLVGATNGFIRWPFFIEGLLLGILGAVVPIAVILGGYYYLENNISQRINYSFVELLPFNPFAWQLSLIILGIGALIGVWGSVMSVRKFLKV, from the coding sequence ATGAAATTTAGAACAGTGAGACGACATCTTCGGGAAGGGTTTAAAAATATAGCAAGAAATGGATGGATGACGGTAGCTTCCGTAGGCGCAGTAACGACTACACTTATCTTGGTCGGTGCCTTTCTAGCTCTAATGCTTAACTTAAACCAGATGGCAGACAACATAGAAGAAGATGTGGAAATAAACGCTTTACTTGAACTAACGCTTGAAGAAAATCAGATAACAACTATAGGAGATAAAATTAAACAGATGAATGGCGTGGATTCAGTCGTTTTTTCTTCCAAAGATGAGCAGTTGTCTGAATTAGTTGACAGCATGGGAGAGGAAGGGAAATCCTGGCAGCTATTTGAACAGGACAACCCATTGAACCATGTTTACATTATCAAAACAAAAGAGCCACAAGATACAATAAAAGTTGCTGATAAAATTTCTGATCTGCAAGGAGTTCAGGAAGTTAATTATGGACAAGGGGTCGTCGAACGACTCTTTGAGTTTAATAAATATGCCAGAACGATCGGGCTTGTGCTAATCGTTGGATTAGTTTTTACAGCAATATTCCTAATTTCCAACACAATTAAGATTACGATTATGGCACGAAGCAGAGAAATTGGCATTATGAAACTAGTAGGAGCAACAAACGGCTTTATCAGATGGCCATTTTTTATTGAAGGTCTCTTACTCGGGATTTTAGGAGCTGTAGTTCCGATTGCTGTTATCTTAGGTGGCTATTACTATTTAGAAAACAATATTAGCCAACGAATTAATTATAGCTTTGTTGAGTTATTGCCATTTAACCCGTTTGCATGGCAGTTATCCCTTATCATATTAGGTATTGGTGCATTGATCGGTGTATGGGGAAGCGTAATGAGTGTCCGTAAGTTTTTAAAAGTTTAA
- the prfB gene encoding peptide chain release factor 2 (programmed frameshift), which yields MELVEIRSELDKMLKRIEDFRGSLDLDEKRARIKELELNMSEPSFWDNQDEAQKVISEVNGLKGYVTNFEDLEERLEDLEVTFELVKEENDKELFDELNEDVNVIKKEINNFELQMLLSEPYDANNAILELHPGAGGTESQDWASMLLRMYQRWAESKDFKVETLDYLPGDEAGVKSVTLLIKGHNAYGYLKAEKGVHRLVRISPFDSSGRRHTSFVSCEIMPELTDDVDIDVKTEDIKIDTYRASGAGGQHVNTTDSAVRITHIPTNVIVTCQNERSQIKNREAAMKMLKSKLYQLEIERQQKELDEIRGEQKEIGWGSQIRSYVFHPYSMVKDHRTNVEVGNAQGVMDGDIDPFIDAFLRSKING from the exons ATGGAATTGGTAGAAATTAGAAGTGAGTTAGATAAAATGTTAAAACGAATTGAAGACTTTAGGGGGTCTCTT GACTTAGATGAAAAGAGAGCAAGAATTAAAGAACTGGAATTAAACATGTCTGAACCATCATTCTGGGATAACCAGGATGAAGCTCAAAAAGTTATTAGTGAGGTAAATGGGCTAAAGGGATATGTTACCAACTTTGAAGATCTTGAAGAGCGCCTTGAAGATCTGGAAGTGACCTTTGAGCTTGTTAAGGAAGAAAATGACAAGGAATTGTTTGATGAATTAAATGAAGATGTAAATGTTATAAAAAAGGAAATAAATAATTTTGAATTACAAATGCTATTAAGTGAGCCTTATGATGCAAACAACGCTATTCTAGAATTGCATCCGGGAGCAGGCGGGACTGAATCCCAGGATTGGGCAAGTATGCTTCTTCGTATGTACCAACGTTGGGCAGAAAGTAAAGATTTTAAAGTAGAAACGCTTGATTACCTTCCTGGTGATGAAGCAGGGGTTAAAAGCGTTACATTACTTATTAAAGGACATAATGCGTATGGTTATCTGAAAGCTGAAAAAGGCGTACATCGTTTAGTCCGTATTTCTCCATTTGATTCATCTGGACGTAGACATACGTCATTTGTATCTTGTGAAATTATGCCAGAATTGACAGATGATGTGGATATCGATGTAAAAACAGAAGATATTAAAATAGATACGTATCGGGCGAGTGGTGCAGGGGGGCAGCACGTGAATACAACGGATTCAGCTGTACGCATCACTCACATACCTACAAATGTAATTGTTACTTGTCAAAATGAGCGCTCCCAAATTAAAAATAGGGAAGCAGCAATGAAAATGTTAAAATCTAAACTTTATCAGCTGGAAATTGAGCGACAACAGAAGGAACTTGATGAGATACGAGGAGAGCAGAAAGAAATTGGTTGGGGAAGTCAAATTCGCTCCTATGTCTTTCACCCATATTCTATGGTAAAGGACCATCGTACGAATGTAGAGGTTGGGAATGCTCAAGGAGTTATGGATGGAGATATTGACCCATTTATTGATGCATTTTTGCGCTCAAAAATTAATGGATAA
- a CDS encoding murein hydrolase activator EnvC: MKKIFSFGMTTVLVLSLSIGTVTSVSAESINGLNDKINELEKEKQELNEKQGNISSDKKSTESKINKNLDEQSSVEQEIQKIDEKLNDTKSKISTKENEISETNNRIDELKNRIVELKKEIKVLKERIKKRNELLKDRLRAIQKNGGNMKYIEVILGSQSFGDFISRSSAVNAIMDQDKSIMEEQKADKLSLEKNKAEVENSKKEVEAKKASLVDQKKELVALKGDLNSQMKERESLMAKLEEEHSDLEEYKVSLEDEQEILAAQASAVEKAKRLAESEKGKLEQLAKEEAARKERERKAAAAAKRKSSSSQSSSNSSSNSNSGSSTSSSASSSSNSGGGIFIWPAAGPKTSDYGYRIHPIYGTKKLHAGMDIGAGTGTTLKAAASGVVIRAGWMNGYGNTIMISHSINGTNYTTLYAHLSRISTSAGAVVSQGQTIGATGNTGGSTGPHLHFEVHKGGWNASKSNSVNPLNYLN, encoded by the coding sequence ATGAAGAAGATCTTTTCGTTCGGAATGACCACGGTTTTAGTATTATCTCTAAGTATTGGAACGGTAACTTCAGTATCAGCGGAATCAATAAATGGATTGAATGATAAGATTAATGAGCTGGAAAAAGAAAAGCAGGAATTGAATGAAAAACAGGGTAACATTTCCAGTGATAAGAAAAGTACGGAATCAAAAATAAATAAAAACTTGGATGAACAGAGTTCCGTAGAACAGGAAATCCAAAAAATTGATGAAAAGTTAAACGATACAAAAAGTAAAATCTCAACAAAGGAAAATGAAATAAGCGAAACAAATAATAGAATTGATGAATTAAAGAATAGAATAGTAGAGTTAAAAAAAGAAATAAAAGTGTTAAAAGAGCGAATTAAAAAGCGTAATGAACTACTTAAAGATCGCTTGCGTGCCATTCAAAAAAATGGCGGCAACATGAAATACATAGAAGTTATTCTAGGTTCACAAAGTTTTGGTGATTTTATTAGCAGATCTTCTGCGGTTAATGCCATTATGGATCAGGATAAATCTATTATGGAAGAACAAAAAGCAGATAAGCTTTCTTTAGAAAAGAATAAAGCTGAAGTAGAAAACAGCAAAAAAGAAGTAGAAGCTAAAAAAGCATCTCTTGTAGATCAAAAGAAAGAGCTTGTTGCATTAAAAGGTGATTTAAATAGCCAAATGAAAGAAAGAGAATCATTGATGGCTAAGCTGGAAGAAGAACATTCTGACCTGGAAGAGTATAAAGTAAGCCTTGAAGATGAACAGGAAATTCTTGCTGCTCAAGCATCTGCGGTTGAAAAAGCAAAACGTCTGGCAGAATCAGAAAAAGGCAAATTGGAACAACTTGCTAAAGAAGAAGCCGCTAGAAAAGAGAGAGAAAGAAAGGCGGCAGCTGCTGCTAAAAGAAAATCAAGTAGCTCACAATCTAGTTCGAACTCAAGCTCTAATTCCAATTCAGGAAGCAGTACAAGCTCAAGTGCAAGTTCAAGCTCAAATAGCGGTGGAGGTATTTTCATCTGGCCAGCTGCCGGTCCCAAGACTTCTGATTATGGATATCGAATTCATCCAATTTACGGAACAAAGAAACTTCATGCTGGTATGGATATAGGAGCTGGTACTGGAACTACATTAAAAGCAGCTGCCTCAGGAGTAGTTATCCGTGCAGGATGGATGAATGGGTATGGAAACACAATTATGATTTCACATAGTATTAATGGAACGAACTACACCACGTTATATGCACACCTTAGCAGAATCTCCACTTCTGCAGGTGCCGTAGTAAGCCAAGGACAAACTATTGGTGCTACTGGTAATACAGGTGGTTCTACAGGTCCGCACCTTCATTTTGAAGTTCATAAAGGCGGTTGGAATGCTTCGAAGAGCAATTCTGTCAATCCATTAAACTACTTAAATTAA
- the cccB gene encoding cytochrome c551: protein MKKWLLTILFGTAIVLAACGGGDEGGSDEQQDAGDNATEESSEGGSVDSAAAEEVFESNCASCHGADLSGGAGPDLTQVGSKYSADEIADIIKNGKGSMPAGLVSGDDVDLLANWLAEKK from the coding sequence ATGAAAAAATGGTTACTAACAATTCTATTTGGTACTGCTATCGTACTAGCTGCATGTGGCGGCGGTGACGAAGGTGGTTCAGACGAACAACAAGACGCTGGTGATAATGCAACAGAAGAATCTTCTGAAGGTGGTTCTGTAGATTCCGCAGCTGCAGAAGAAGTATTTGAAAGCAATTGTGCTTCATGTCATGGTGCAGATCTTTCCGGTGGAGCAGGACCAGATCTAACACAAGTTGGTTCTAAATATTCTGCAGATGAAATTGCTGATATTATTAAAAATGGTAAAGGAAGTATGCCTGCAGGATTGGTATCAGGTGATGACGTAGATTTACTAGCTAACTGGTTAGCTGAAAAGAAATAA
- the ftsE gene encoding cell division ATP-binding protein FtsE, with the protein MILMKDVHKTYPNGVTALNGINVEIDQGEFVYIVGPSGAGKSTFIRLMYREAKATNGTIMINDIDMSNLKEKKVPFLRRDIGVVFQDFKLLPKLSVYENIAFALEVIEESPRNIRKLVMDVLELVGLKNKARFIPDELSGGEQQRVSIARAIVNKPKIVIADEPTGNLDPDTSWEIMKILEEINSSGTTIIMATHSKEIVNTIKKRVIAIEDGLIVRDEHRGEYGYEI; encoded by the coding sequence ATGATATTAATGAAAGATGTTCATAAAACATATCCAAATGGGGTTACAGCCTTAAATGGTATTAATGTTGAAATAGATCAAGGCGAATTTGTATACATAGTTGGCCCGAGTGGTGCGGGTAAATCAACGTTTATTAGGTTAATGTATCGTGAAGCTAAAGCAACAAATGGAACAATTATGATAAATGATATTGATATGAGTAATTTAAAGGAAAAAAAAGTACCTTTTCTTAGAAGAGATATTGGTGTTGTCTTTCAAGATTTTAAGCTTTTACCTAAACTATCAGTATATGAAAATATTGCTTTTGCACTGGAAGTAATTGAAGAATCTCCACGAAATATCCGCAAACTAGTAATGGATGTACTGGAACTCGTCGGTCTGAAAAATAAGGCACGGTTTATCCCAGATGAACTGTCCGGGGGTGAGCAACAGCGTGTGTCCATTGCCCGCGCAATTGTCAACAAACCTAAAATTGTTATTGCAGATGAACCGACTGGAAACCTTGATCCTGACACTTCATGGGAAATCATGAAAATACTGGAAGAGATTAACTCCAGTGGAACAACCATAATAATGGCAACACATAGTAAAGAAATTGTTAATACGATTAAAAAACGAGTCATTGCAATAGAGGATGGACTTATTGTGAGAGATGAGCACCGAGGTGAATACGGCTATGAAATTTAG
- the uvrB gene encoding excinuclease ABC subunit UvrB: protein MNNTFELIANYEPRGDQPKAIQEIVDKILAGQRHQTLLGATGTGKTFTMSNVVKEINRPTLVIAHNKTLAGQLYSEFKEFFPNNAVEYFVSYYDYYQPEAYVPSTDTFIEKDASINDEIDKLRHSATSSLFERNDVLIVASVSCIYGLGSPEEYKSQVLSLRMGMEKDRDALLRDLVDIQYARNDINFQRGTFRVRGDSVEVIPASREEHCIRIEFFGDEIDRIREVDALTGEIIGDREHIAIFPASHFVTREEKLKKAIINIEKELEERLKELRAENKLLEAQRLEQRTNYDIEMMNEMGFCSGIENYSRHLTFRNEGDTPYTLLDFFPDDFLVVVDESHVTLPQIRGMYNGDRARKQVLVDHGFRLPSALDNRPLKFEEFEKATNQLVYVSATPGPYEMEHSPEMTEQIIRPTGLLDPKIDVRPINGQIDDLISEINKRVERKERVLVTTLTKKMSEDLTDYLKEIGMKVAYLHSEIKTLERIEIIRDLRVGKYDVLIGINLLREGLDIPEVSLVAILDADKEGFLRSERSLIQTMGRAARNENGEVIMYADRITNSMQVAIDETNRRREKQMAYNEQHGITPTTIKKDVRDVIRATIAAEEQEEYGDNKKSLANLTGKEKTKAIEQMEKEMKDAAKGLDFEKAAELRDIILELKAGG from the coding sequence GTGAATAATACGTTTGAATTAATAGCGAACTACGAACCGCGTGGCGACCAGCCTAAAGCAATTCAAGAAATCGTTGATAAAATTCTGGCTGGTCAGCGTCATCAGACGTTACTTGGAGCAACTGGAACAGGGAAGACGTTCACGATGTCTAACGTGGTAAAAGAAATAAATCGGCCAACATTGGTCATTGCGCATAATAAAACTTTAGCTGGACAGTTATATAGTGAATTTAAAGAGTTTTTTCCAAATAACGCGGTTGAATATTTTGTCAGCTATTATGACTATTATCAACCGGAAGCTTACGTACCATCTACTGATACTTTTATAGAAAAAGACGCAAGTATAAACGACGAGATTGATAAACTTCGACATTCTGCTACATCTTCATTATTTGAAAGAAATGATGTTTTAATTGTAGCAAGTGTTTCTTGCATATACGGCTTGGGTTCTCCTGAAGAATATAAAAGTCAGGTACTCTCACTTCGAATGGGGATGGAAAAGGACCGAGATGCTCTCTTACGTGATCTTGTGGATATCCAATATGCAAGAAACGATATTAACTTTCAACGTGGTACCTTTCGCGTACGTGGAGATTCAGTAGAAGTAATTCCAGCTTCCCGAGAAGAACACTGCATACGGATTGAATTTTTTGGCGACGAGATCGATCGTATTCGTGAAGTGGATGCATTGACAGGCGAAATTATTGGCGACCGGGAGCATATTGCAATATTCCCTGCTTCCCACTTTGTTACGCGTGAAGAAAAGCTCAAGAAAGCTATTATAAATATCGAAAAAGAGTTGGAAGAACGACTGAAAGAACTTCGTGCGGAAAACAAATTGCTGGAGGCACAGCGTTTGGAGCAACGTACAAATTATGATATTGAGATGATGAATGAAATGGGCTTTTGTTCTGGAATTGAAAACTATTCCCGTCATTTAACATTCCGTAATGAAGGTGACACACCATATACCCTGTTAGACTTCTTCCCAGATGATTTCCTTGTGGTAGTGGATGAATCTCATGTTACTCTGCCACAAATCAGAGGAATGTATAATGGGGACAGGGCTAGAAAACAAGTACTGGTAGATCATGGATTTCGATTGCCATCAGCACTCGATAATCGACCATTAAAATTCGAGGAGTTTGAGAAAGCAACAAACCAGCTCGTTTATGTTTCAGCAACTCCTGGTCCTTATGAAATGGAACATTCACCTGAAATGACAGAGCAAATTATAAGGCCAACAGGATTACTTGATCCTAAAATAGATGTGCGACCAATTAATGGACAAATTGACGATCTTATAAGTGAAATTAATAAACGAGTAGAGCGAAAAGAGAGAGTGCTCGTTACCACTCTGACTAAAAAAATGTCAGAGGATCTAACTGATTATTTAAAAGAAATTGGAATGAAGGTTGCTTACCTGCATTCGGAAATTAAAACACTGGAACGAATTGAAATTATAAGAGATCTGAGGGTTGGTAAGTATGATGTGTTAATTGGCATTAATCTGCTAAGAGAAGGACTTGATATACCGGAGGTCTCACTAGTGGCAATACTAGATGCAGATAAAGAGGGCTTCCTTCGTTCAGAAAGATCTCTCATCCAAACAATGGGGCGCGCCGCACGTAATGAAAATGGAGAAGTAATAATGTATGCAGACCGTATTACTAACTCCATGCAGGTAGCGATAGATGAAACCAACCGTCGTCGAGAAAAGCAAATGGCTTATAATGAACAACATGGCATAACCCCAACGACAATCAAAAAAGATGTGCGTGACGTCATACGTGCAACCATAGCAGCAGAAGAGCAGGAAGAATACGGAGATAATAAGAAGAGTCTAGCTAACCTCACCGGAAAAGAAAAAACAAAAGCAATCGAACAAATGGAAAAAGAAATGAAGGATGCTGCCAAAGGGCTTGACTTCGAGAAAGCAGCTGAACTTCGGGATATCATTTTAGAGCTTAAAGCTGGAGGTTGA
- a CDS encoding multicopper oxidase domain-containing protein, whose translation MLKKAAYTLIAVLLVSAFVLSACGNGTNEVQHEVSKDLEDSVKQTRAAEDLQDVIAPHKELNQEPVPLELERDGKDVFVTMTAQITDIEIDKNYNYKAWTFNGEAPGPLVVVNEGDTIHFTLENKDPAIPHSMDFHAVHTAPDKNFVDVAPNEEGAFSYKASNPGVFMYHCGTAPVLQHIANGMHGVIIVKPKDGYPTDSEVDKEYVVIQNEWYKYNDLENMTNDVPSQVVFSAKALHVGQPNTNGTVSAVKDEPLLANVGDKVRIYINNVGPNEVSSFHVVGTMFDDVYIDGNPTNHFKGMQTIMLPASGGAVVEFTVKEEGEYPFVTHQFNHATKGAVGLIKVTKGE comes from the coding sequence ATGTTGAAAAAAGCTGCGTATACGTTAATTGCTGTGTTATTGGTAAGTGCTTTCGTGTTATCTGCTTGTGGTAATGGTACAAATGAGGTTCAACATGAAGTGTCTAAGGATCTTGAAGACTCCGTAAAACAAACAAGAGCAGCGGAAGATTTACAAGATGTCATAGCTCCACATAAAGAATTGAATCAAGAGCCTGTACCTTTGGAGTTAGAACGGGATGGAAAAGATGTATTTGTTACAATGACAGCGCAAATTACAGATATTGAAATTGATAAAAATTATAATTACAAGGCATGGACGTTTAACGGAGAGGCTCCAGGACCGTTAGTTGTAGTAAATGAAGGGGATACCATTCACTTTACATTAGAGAATAAGGACCCAGCAATACCTCATAGTATGGATTTCCATGCTGTCCATACTGCGCCGGATAAAAACTTTGTTGATGTGGCTCCAAATGAAGAGGGTGCTTTTTCTTACAAAGCATCTAATCCAGGTGTGTTTATGTACCATTGTGGTACTGCGCCTGTTCTCCAACATATTGCAAATGGAATGCATGGTGTTATTATTGTAAAACCAAAGGACGGTTATCCAACTGACAGTGAAGTGGATAAAGAGTATGTAGTTATTCAGAACGAATGGTATAAATACAATGATCTTGAAAATATGACAAACGATGTGCCTTCCCAAGTTGTATTTTCCGCGAAAGCATTACATGTAGGGCAACCAAATACGAATGGAACTGTGAGTGCTGTGAAGGATGAACCGTTATTAGCAAATGTTGGTGATAAAGTGCGTATCTATATAAATAACGTAGGTCCAAATGAAGTTAGCAGCTTTCATGTAGTAGGTACTATGTTTGATGATGTTTATATTGATGGTAATCCAACCAACCACTTTAAAGGGATGCAGACGATTATGCTACCTGCAAGCGGTGGTGCAGTTGTAGAATTTACTGTCAAAGAAGAAGGAGAATACCCATTTGTAACACATCAATTTAACCATGCTACTAAGGGGGCAGTTGGGTTAATAAAAGTAACTAAAGGTGAATAA